The following nucleotide sequence is from Candidatus Poribacteria bacterium.
GGCGGATTCTGCCCGCAGACGCGATCCTTGGCGCGTCTGCCCGAACCGAAGATAAAATACTCGCTGCGATTTCAGAAGGTGCTGACTACATCGGGTTCGGTCCCATTTACGGTACGACTTCAAAACCGGACGCCGAAACGGCTAAGGGATTGGAAAGACTCCGCCGAATGTGCGACATCGCGGCGTGTCCGGTTATCGCGATCGGCGGCATTGGTATTCAAACTGCAGGTGAAGTTATTCGAGCAGGTGCGCACGGTATCGCGGTAATCTCTGCTGTTTGCGCACACCCTGAGCCACAAGTCGCAACGCAGGTATTGCTGAACGAAATTCAGGAGGCGAAGTAGATAGGAACTGATGGAAACATATATAGATGATGCAGCCGAGAGTGAATGCCTCTTTAAACGGTTCAGAGAAATTAATGAGAGATATGATCCTGACCTCGATAAAATCGATGAAGCGTTCGTTCAAAAATTGTGGAATGAGCAACGCTTTTTTGATACCAACATGGAGTCAATTGATAGACGCGCAATTCGCGTCATAAAGCCTGGGGTCTGGAATCATAACGAAGGTCCCGATTTTATGCACGCCGAGATTGAGATTGATGGAAAACTCTACGTCGGTGATGTTGAGATTCATGTTCGATCTTCGGAGTGGTATACCCATAAGCATCACCTCAATTCCAGATATAATCGTGTTATACTGCATGCTGTGTATTTTGACGATGGCATCAATCTGCGGATTCGGCTCCAGAACAACAAGCGCGTTCCGACCTTGGAGCTCCTGAAATGGATTGCTGTGGATACCGGGGATCTCTATAGTGATGCCCAAGACGCAGCAACGACTGATGGACGCTGTCGAATAACGGGAAAGCCGCTGAACATAGAGGTCCTGAAAGGTGTTTTTGAATCTTTAGGACGTGAACGGTTCTTGGAAAAGATGGAGTCGATGCGTTTGTTAAGGACGCGCCTTGATTTCGAGCAACTTCTCTACGAAGGTATCATGGAGGCGTTAGGATATGAACGCAACAGTAAGCCATTGAGGGAATTAGCGCAGCAGGTCCCGTTCACTGATCTCGACCAGAAATCTGAGTTAGAGATTCAAGCGATCCTTTTTGGAGTCGGCGGACTTCTCCCCTCACAAAGGGAGAAACCACTGCCACCCGAAGTAACAGATGATCCGAGCGTTACAGCGTTAGAGGAATTGTGGCGCGCCTCAGAATATGCTGAACTTCCCCCACGTATGACAGAAGCACGCTGGAGTTTCACTGAGAGACCTCTGAATCATCCTACCCGACGTATTGCCGCGATAAGCCAGCTAATCCATCGCTCTCAAGGCAGCTTAATGATGTATTTCCTGCCGATATGTGAAAAGGTGGTGTCAGCAGACACACGAAAGTTGTTACGAGCCATCGAGAAAGAACTTTGCGCGCGACTGATGATTGAACCTGTCGGCTACTGGGAAAAGCACTCCAACTTCGGAACAGGCGGCACTCGGCACGCCGTGTTGATTGGAAAAAGTCGGGCTATAGACATCATCGTCAATAAAATCTTACCAGTCGCTTATATTTGGGCAATCGAGGTGGATAGTCAGCAATTGCAGGAAGGAATCCTGAAACTTTATAGTGTCTGTTCCAAGTCAGCAGGGAACCAGATTATCCGTAAAATTGATAAACAGATTTTCACAGAGACGCAACAGATGCGTCTTCTGAAGCCGACTGCTAAAATTGA
It contains:
- a CDS encoding DUF2851 family protein, translated to METYIDDAAESECLFKRFREINERYDPDLDKIDEAFVQKLWNEQRFFDTNMESIDRRAIRVIKPGVWNHNEGPDFMHAEIEIDGKLYVGDVEIHVRSSEWYTHKHHLNSRYNRVILHAVYFDDGINLRIRLQNNKRVPTLELLKWIAVDTGDLYSDAQDAATTDGRCRITGKPLNIEVLKGVFESLGRERFLEKMESMRLLRTRLDFEQLLYEGIMEALGYERNSKPLRELAQQVPFTDLDQKSELEIQAILFGVGGLLPSQREKPLPPEVTDDPSVTALEELWRASEYAELPPRMTEARWSFTERPLNHPTRRIAAISQLIHRSQGSLMMYFLPICEKVVSADTRKLLRAIEKELCARLMIEPVGYWEKHSNFGTGGTRHAVLIGKSRAIDIIVNKILPVAYIWAIEVDSQQLQEGILKLYSVCSKSAGNQIIRKIDKQIFTETQQMRLLKPTAKIEQGFIRLYKNYCADWLCDLCPILEHDAVLPEED
- the thiE gene encoding thiamine phosphate synthase, giving the protein MKDIGVLHVITDTTLQSRFTHAELTELAIEGGADTVQFRQKHGTTRELVATAESMQTICAEHNVPLIVNDRADIALAVGATGAHFGQDDMPVSIGRRILPADAILGASARTEDKILAAISEGADYIGFGPIYGTTSKPDAETAKGLERLRRMCDIAACPVIAIGGIGIQTAGEVIRAGAHGIAVISAVCAHPEPQVATQVLLNEIQEAK